A stretch of Onychomys torridus chromosome 2, mOncTor1.1, whole genome shotgun sequence DNA encodes these proteins:
- the LOC118578624 gene encoding LOW QUALITY PROTEIN: RING finger protein 11-like (The sequence of the model RefSeq protein was modified relative to this genomic sequence to represent the inferred CDS: substituted 1 base at 1 genomic stop codon), protein MGNCLESPTSDDNSLLHESQSDRASFGEGTEPDQEPPPYQEQVPVPLYHPTPSQKTRLATQLTEKEQIRIVQRIGLIQHLPKGVYDPGRDGSEKKIXECVILMMDFVYGDPIRFLPCMHICQLACMDDWLMRSFTCPSCMEPVDAALLSSYETN, encoded by the coding sequence ATGGGGAACTGCCTCGAATCCCCGACCTCGGATGACAACTCCCTGCTGCATGAGTCTCAGTCGGATCGGGCTAGCTTTGGCGAGGGGACGGAGCCAGATCAGGAGCCACCGCCATATCAGGAACAAGTTCCCGTTCCCCTCTATCATCCAACACCTAGCCAAAAGACTCGGCTAGCAACTCAGTTAACCGAAAAGGAACAAATTAGAATAGTTCAAAGAATAGGCCTTATACAGCATCTGCCTAAAGGAGTTTATGACCCTGGAAGAGATGGATCAGAAAAAAAGATCTGAGAGTGTGTGATCTTGATGATGGACTTTGTTTATGGGGACCCAATTCGATTTCTGCCGTGCATGCACATCTGTCAATTGGCCTGTATGGATGACTGGTTGATGAGGTCCTTCACGTGCCCCTCCTGCATGGAGCCAGTTGATGCAGCACTGCTTTCATCCTATGAGACTAATTGA